TTCCAACCGCGCAAACGCATGCTCATTCCGGAGCGCCGACCATCTAAATCATCCGCTCTTCGGAAAAACGAGACACAGGTAACTCGAATCCACGTCCTTCTCGGGGTTTCCGAAACTACGAACGTTCCATCCACCGCCTTTATCATAGTACACAAGAGGCTTCTTTAATGCCAGAACGTTTTTTTGGGGGGACCGCAGAAGGGCCAAAAGAGTGGGACCGGCGCCTGCTTCATCCGTGCGGGTGGAAAGTGGATGTTCTCCGACCGAATAGCCGCCTCGATGTCGGAAATCGCCAAGGCGCCGTCCGTTTGATTGCGAAGGGGTCGAGGATGGATTCCGGCCAATGCGGCGGATCCTCCCTGCTCGTACATGTACGTATGGGAAAGATCACCCAGGATGACCTCGTCGCCGCGGCCGCAATGGACCATGAGTCCGGCCGGATTGCCCATGGCGCCGCTGGCCACGAACAATCCCGCTTCTTTGCCCAGGCGGCTTGCCGCCATTTCCTCCAATCGATTTACGGTGGGGTCTTCACCGAAAACATCGTCTCCCACCTCCGCTTCAGCCATGGCGCGGCGCATTGCCGCGGTCGGCTTTGTAATGGTATCGGATCGCAGATCTACAATGCGCAATTCGCCTTTCCCCCGCGCACCGCCCGAGGCGACGTGACTATATGATCGTAGTTTGAAAAGGGTTCGTCTTCTTCATGGAAAAGCATCTTTGTCCGCCCTTTATTCAAGTCGGAAGCTGTTCTAAGCTCCCCTGGTTCACCCTAAGCGGCCTCCGCATAGAGATTCCTACCGAAATCTATTTTCGCCCAACTGGAATACCTCCGCTGCAATGGACTTAATCCATGCAGGACTTGATTGGAGGCACACGCAGTATAATATATGAAAAAACCGGTCATTGAATCCGAATGTGAATAGCCCGAAGGTAAGTTATCGCTTGACATCAATCAGTTACACCATTTCCCTGCCCCTTTCGCCCGAGTTTGGCAAGTAGTCCGGGCTTTCCTTTTCTGGCAATCATCGCTCTCATCATGTCTCCGGAGTTCTCGGCATGATCGGCAATGGAACCGATGATTTCCGAAAGCCTGACCGTATGAAATACGGTGATGGGGTCCTTCTCAATGGTAAACAGTTTGAGTTTCAATTCATCTTCTATCTTGTCCGCTTCATGTTCTCTTTTACGTAGATTATGAATAATGTCTTTTACAATTCTGCGCTGCTTTTCAGAATAACTATCAAAATACTTCTTTGCCTCTGAGATCATTCTGCTCAAATCCTCCATGGGCTCGATCACAGAGTCCACCAGCAGGAACAGATCCTTTTGCAGTTGTTCCTGAATGGTCGGCTTAGGCCTAAGGGAGATCCAGTCGAGCGCATCCTGGACCGAGTCAAGAACCTTATCTTGCTCTCTTATGTATAAGAAAAGCTCGAATTTAGTTACGGGCATCCATGTCCCTTTGGGGATGTGGCCTCGAATCCTCCGTTTAATAGCATCCGCTTCATTCTCCAGTTTTGAGACTTCCTGACGCAGCGTTTCAAATTCCTCGCATTGGTCGGAAACATAGCATTCCACAGCCTGTTGAAACACCCAGCCACATTCCTTTATTTTTTCCGCGTGTTCCAGTAACGCTTCAAAAGGCGAGGTGATAAATAATGAACGAAGCCAGATACGCATTGTGCTCTCCTGAAACAAATAAGTTCAGATTAAGATTCCTTCAACCGATTGTCCGTGGTGCTTTCTTCAAAAGATTCTCTGAATACTGAAATAAGGTTGTGTGTTTGCCCGGAGATGTTTAGAGCGTTTTCAAGTAATGCATAAAAAATGATGCTCAAGCGAGTTTTTGATTCAGCCTTTTCTATCCGTGTTACCTGGTTTTTGTCGAATTCGGTGACGAGAATTCTTATTTTGTCGCATTGGTTTGTAATATAATCATAATCGACCTTTTTCCTCCTCATGAGCATGATTGAAGTGTTCCACAAGAGACGTGTCAAGAGGGTCTTTATTTTCCGGAGTTCTTCTTTCTGTTCTTCCATGAAACCCGTGTGATAATTCTCAAAGTGCTCGCACGTGCGCATGATGATATCTCTGTGGCTGTCAGCAATGGACTGCAATGCCCGAACAGAGTGTGAGTATTGGTAAGTACTATCCACATCTCCTCTTTGAACAAGGAAAAGCGTCTTGAAGATGTTCTCAACAATAATATTGGTTCGCTTCTGAATTCGTTCGGACTCACGTCTTGTGTTTCGCAAGTTTTCCAAGTCCTCTGAAGATGCTGCCTCGAAACAAACCGTCAGATTGTCGCTGATATCTTTCAAAAAAAGCCCGGTCTGCTCAAAGGTGGCTCCAATGGCCGTATCCGGGTTGTCAAGCGCCTGGAGGCTGAAGGCCTCCATTGCGCTGCTTTCCTCTTGTCTTCTCAAA
This portion of the Deltaproteobacteria bacterium genome encodes:
- a CDS encoding TIGR00153 family protein; its protein translation is MRIWLRSLFITSPFEALLEHAEKIKECGWVFQQAVECYVSDQCEEFETLRQEVSKLENEADAIKRRIRGHIPKGTWMPVTKFELFLYIREQDKVLDSVQDALDWISLRPKPTIQEQLQKDLFLLVDSVIEPMEDLSRMISEAKKYFDSYSEKQRRIVKDIIHNLRKREHEADKIEDELKLKLFTIEKDPITVFHTVRLSEIIGSIADHAENSGDMMRAMIARKGKPGLLAKLGRKGQGNGVTD